In Methanosarcina barkeri MS, a single window of DNA contains:
- a CDS encoding L-threonylcarbamoyladenylate synthase: MQAENGSKVNTLVFRVSEENFDSVLERASAIIKRGGTVAFPTETVYGLGADGLNPEAVLKIFEAKKRPPGNPLSLLVHSKEDVERVTKNIPESAFKLMDAFWPGPLTIILEKNDIVPDITSGKLKSIGVRMPDHSVPLELIKRAGTPLAAPSANLSGKPSPSLAAHVISDLAGRIDAILDGGEAAIGLESTVIDMTVEPPVVLRPGAVSLEELESIIGKVRSGYKSGEAGDKSDLPEKKAGQKYGHYIPDTKVVLVEGEGKSVSGQLVKLLESYIIEGQKVGLLLSEETSKETAPVLALKNLGPDECFLLGSRSEPDVAARKLFEGLRTLDKNGLDVIVADGSFSRSGLGEALINRLREASSIKIVA; this comes from the coding sequence GTGCAGGCAGAAAACGGAAGTAAAGTAAATACTCTGGTTTTTCGGGTTTCCGAAGAAAATTTTGATTCCGTCCTTGAAAGAGCGTCAGCGATTATCAAGCGTGGTGGGACTGTAGCTTTTCCCACTGAAACAGTCTACGGTCTTGGAGCTGACGGCTTGAACCCCGAGGCAGTCCTGAAGATTTTTGAGGCAAAAAAGCGCCCTCCGGGAAATCCCCTTAGCCTGCTTGTCCACTCAAAGGAAGATGTTGAGAGAGTGACAAAAAATATCCCGGAAAGCGCTTTCAAGCTAATGGATGCTTTCTGGCCTGGCCCTCTTACGATTATCCTGGAGAAAAACGACATTGTTCCCGACATTACTTCAGGAAAACTAAAATCAATAGGAGTCCGAATGCCTGACCACAGCGTTCCTCTGGAATTAATAAAGAGAGCAGGCACTCCTCTTGCTGCTCCCAGTGCCAACCTGTCAGGAAAGCCCAGTCCAAGCCTTGCAGCCCATGTCATCTCGGATCTTGCAGGTAGGATTGATGCAATTCTTGACGGAGGGGAGGCTGCCATAGGGCTTGAGTCAACTGTAATTGATATGACTGTTGAGCCACCTGTTGTGCTCAGGCCTGGGGCCGTAAGTCTCGAAGAGCTTGAAAGTATTATAGGAAAGGTTAGATCCGGATACAAAAGCGGTGAAGCTGGGGATAAATCGGATCTGCCGGAAAAGAAGGCAGGTCAGAAATATGGGCATTATATCCCTGATACAAAGGTTGTGCTTGTCGAAGGAGAAGGTAAATCGGTTTCGGGTCAGCTTGTCAAATTACTTGAAAGTTACATAATCGAAGGGCAGAAAGTTGGGCTTCTTCTCAGTGAGGAAACCAGTAAGGAAACTGCACCTGTCCTTGCTTTAAAAAATCTGGGCCCAGATGAGTGCTTTTTGCTGGGGTCCAGGTCAGAGCCGGACGTGGCTGCCAGGAAACTCTTTGAAGGACTCAGAACGCTTGATAAGAACGGGCTGGATGTAATCGTGGCTGATGGGTCCTTCAGCCGTTCTGGGCTTGGGGAAGCTCTCATCAACCGACTGAGGGAAGCGTCCTCAATAAAGATTGTTGCTTAA
- the rbcL gene encoding type III ribulose-bisphosphate carboxylase, with protein MRRDYIDTGYSPKDTDFICEFHIEPSAGVNFEEAATHMAGESSIDSWTEIATLSPELAARLKPHVFYVDEDAQTVRVAYSEELFELYSVPQVLSAVAGNILSMKIVDNLRLQDIAFPKSMLREFKGPGFGLPGIRKLTGVQDRPLIGTIVKPKVGLTSEKHAEVAYNSFAGGCDLVKDDENLTDQKFNKFEKRAELTLKLAEKAESETGERKMYLCNITAPTCKEMIRRMNILKDLGASYAMIDIVPVGWTALQTLREEAGDAGLALHAHRCMHSAYTRNPRHGISMLVVAKLCRLIGLDQLHIGTVVGKMHGEKHEVLSLRDECVLDNVPADESQHVLAQDWGGLKPMFPVASGGLAPTMIPDLYTIFGRDVIMQFGGGIHAHPMGTAAGATACRQALEASLEGVSLQEYAKNHRELEAAINKWLKK; from the coding sequence ATGCGAAGGGATTATATAGACACGGGCTACAGCCCAAAAGATACCGATTTTATCTGTGAATTCCATATCGAACCGTCAGCAGGAGTGAATTTTGAAGAAGCTGCAACTCATATGGCAGGGGAAAGCTCCATAGATTCCTGGACTGAAATTGCCACGCTTAGTCCCGAACTTGCAGCCAGGCTAAAGCCACATGTTTTTTACGTGGACGAGGACGCACAGACTGTAAGGGTAGCTTATTCGGAAGAGCTCTTTGAACTTTATTCGGTCCCGCAGGTACTCAGCGCAGTTGCAGGAAATATCTTGAGTATGAAAATTGTTGACAATCTCAGACTCCAGGATATAGCTTTCCCGAAGTCAATGCTTCGAGAATTCAAAGGTCCTGGATTCGGGTTGCCAGGAATCAGGAAACTTACAGGTGTGCAGGACAGGCCTCTCATAGGAACTATTGTCAAGCCGAAAGTTGGATTAACTTCCGAAAAACATGCTGAAGTGGCTTACAATTCCTTTGCAGGCGGTTGCGACCTTGTTAAAGATGATGAGAACCTTACGGATCAGAAATTTAACAAATTTGAAAAAAGAGCTGAACTTACCCTGAAGCTTGCAGAAAAGGCAGAATCTGAAACCGGAGAGCGTAAAATGTATCTCTGTAATATCACTGCTCCTACCTGTAAGGAAATGATCCGTCGCATGAATATCCTTAAAGACCTGGGTGCCAGCTATGCGATGATCGACATCGTACCTGTAGGTTGGACTGCACTTCAGACCCTGAGGGAAGAAGCAGGCGATGCAGGATTAGCTCTCCACGCCCACCGATGCATGCATTCAGCCTATACCCGGAACCCACGCCATGGGATAAGCATGCTTGTAGTTGCCAAGCTCTGCAGGCTGATCGGGCTTGACCAGCTTCACATAGGTACGGTTGTCGGGAAGATGCACGGAGAAAAACACGAGGTTCTGTCTCTCCGTGACGAATGTGTTCTAGATAATGTGCCTGCAGATGAAAGCCAGCACGTCCTTGCCCAGGACTGGGGAGGGTTGAAGCCCATGTTCCCAGTTGCTTCCGGAGGGCTTGCCCCTACTATGATTCCTGACCTGTACACTATCTTCGGAAGGGATGTTATTATGCAATTCGGTGGTGGTATTCACGCTCATCCAATGGGTACTGCAGCCGGAGCCACTGCTTGCAGGCAGGCACTCGAAGCATCTCTTGAAGGAGTTAGCTTGCAGGAATATGCGAAAAACCACAGAGAACTTGAAGCCGCCATCAATAAGTGGCTGAAGAAATAA
- a CDS encoding DNA polymerase II large subunit gives MGETIASKEMHEYFDELEARLKEAIKIANTARARGGDPKPVVEIPLAKDLADRVENLIGVEGVAAKIRALEEKMSREECALEIGRQVAEGEVGNFATKKDAVEAAIRVSMAVITEGVVAAPIEGINKVELGKNDDGSEYIRIFYSGPIRSAGGTAQALSVLVGDYVRRGIGIDRYKPRPEEVERYVEEVVLYKRVASLQYMPSEDEIRLIVKNCPVCIDGDPTEEAEVEGHRDLERIGTNRIRGGMCLVLAEGLALKAPKVKKHVNKLHMDGWDWLDILIGGAKTGGDEEDEKKNKIKPKDKYIRDLIAGRPVFSHPSRPGGFRLRYGRSRNTSFAAAGINPSTMVLLDDFITNGTQLKVERPGKAAAMSAVDSIEGPTVRLYSGDLVRIDDIKEAYELRPQVEVIVDIGEILINYGDFLENNHPLMPSPYVFEWWRYDYEAACSEKIPEDELKDPSSVLALRLAEEYDVPLHPKFTYLWHDINRTEFEALREFVIEKGNFSVEDEILRLPLKACMENGVKLILEKLLVLHRVKAGTILIKEALPFILCLGLDCHLKEKAQMPDTDNMVNAAALLSGFKVLPRAPSRIGARMGRPEKSNLRKMSPAAQVLFPIGNAGGLTRNLVAASNYSASMNGKIGEIEVEMGIRECPACGKETYFWRCDCGEYTRPKLFCPRCKIEVRNSETCPKCGRKLTSVANVKLDFRSIYKQAFENVGEREKMDLIKGVKRLMNGQMTPEPLEKGILRAKHDVYIFKDGTVRYDMSDIPLTHIRADEIGITAAKLRELGYVEDIYGNPLERDDQIVCLKVQDLVISYDGGGYMLRTAQYVDDLLVKYYGVEPYYNAKTIQDLVGVLLIGLAPHTSAGVLGRLIGFTRASVGYAHPFFHASKRRNCDGDEDCIMLLMDGILNFSRAYLPEKRGGKMDAPLVLTTRIDPKEVDKEAHNIDVPARYPLEFYRATQEIKNPTELEGIMDLVSSRLGTPEQYEHFMFTHDTSDIAAGPLNSSYKTLGSMIEKMEAQLSLANKIRAVDAPDVAERVLKSHFLPDLLGNLRAFSRQRMRCIKCGAKFRRPPLTGVCPKCGGNVVLTVHEGAVRKYLEISKEIGERYGVSSYTQQRIELLDKDICSLFENHRVKQLGLSDFMSGSAR, from the coding sequence ATGGGTGAAACAATTGCAAGTAAGGAAATGCACGAATATTTTGACGAACTCGAAGCAAGGCTCAAAGAGGCTATTAAGATTGCAAATACGGCTCGAGCTCGTGGAGGTGACCCAAAGCCCGTTGTAGAAATTCCTCTTGCCAAAGATCTTGCGGATAGGGTTGAGAACCTTATAGGAGTAGAAGGAGTAGCTGCAAAGATTCGGGCGCTTGAAGAAAAAATGTCAAGAGAAGAATGTGCTCTCGAAATAGGGCGTCAGGTCGCAGAAGGAGAAGTGGGAAACTTCGCAACAAAAAAGGATGCAGTTGAAGCTGCAATCCGGGTTTCCATGGCCGTCATTACAGAAGGAGTGGTTGCGGCCCCGATTGAAGGGATTAATAAGGTCGAACTGGGAAAGAACGACGATGGTTCCGAGTATATCCGAATTTTTTATTCCGGGCCTATCCGAAGTGCAGGTGGAACAGCCCAGGCTCTTTCTGTGCTCGTTGGCGATTACGTAAGGCGTGGGATAGGAATTGACCGCTATAAGCCAAGGCCTGAGGAAGTAGAGCGTTATGTAGAAGAGGTCGTTCTTTATAAAAGAGTCGCAAGCTTGCAGTATATGCCCTCGGAAGACGAGATCCGCCTGATAGTCAAGAATTGCCCTGTCTGTATTGACGGAGACCCAACCGAAGAAGCTGAGGTTGAGGGGCATAGGGATCTCGAAAGGATTGGGACAAACCGTATCAGAGGGGGAATGTGCCTTGTACTTGCCGAAGGGCTCGCCCTTAAAGCCCCCAAAGTCAAGAAACACGTTAATAAATTGCATATGGACGGATGGGACTGGCTGGATATCCTCATAGGAGGTGCAAAAACCGGAGGCGATGAAGAAGATGAGAAGAAAAATAAGATCAAGCCGAAGGATAAGTACATAAGAGACCTGATTGCAGGCAGGCCGGTTTTCTCCCATCCTTCAAGGCCAGGAGGGTTCAGGCTCCGCTACGGGCGGTCCAGAAATACTTCTTTTGCGGCTGCCGGGATCAATCCGTCTACTATGGTTCTGCTTGATGATTTTATTACTAATGGGACTCAGCTCAAGGTTGAAAGGCCTGGAAAGGCTGCAGCTATGTCTGCTGTAGACTCAATTGAAGGGCCAACCGTGCGCCTTTATTCCGGAGACCTTGTTCGTATAGATGATATAAAGGAAGCTTATGAGCTTCGCCCGCAGGTCGAGGTAATAGTAGATATTGGAGAGATCCTGATTAATTATGGGGATTTCCTGGAAAACAACCATCCTCTCATGCCTTCGCCTTACGTTTTTGAATGGTGGCGTTACGACTATGAAGCAGCTTGTTCTGAGAAGATACCTGAAGACGAGTTGAAAGATCCTTCGTCGGTTCTGGCTCTCAGGCTTGCGGAGGAATACGATGTCCCTCTACATCCGAAGTTTACGTATTTATGGCATGACATAAATCGAACTGAATTTGAGGCTTTAAGGGAATTCGTGATCGAGAAAGGAAATTTCTCGGTTGAAGACGAAATTCTCAGGTTGCCCCTGAAAGCCTGTATGGAGAATGGTGTCAAACTCATACTTGAAAAACTCCTTGTACTTCACAGGGTAAAAGCTGGCACAATCCTGATTAAAGAAGCTCTTCCTTTTATTCTCTGTCTTGGGCTTGACTGCCATCTGAAAGAGAAAGCCCAGATGCCTGATACCGATAACATGGTAAATGCTGCGGCTCTTTTAAGTGGATTTAAAGTTCTTCCGAGGGCTCCCTCGAGAATAGGAGCAAGGATGGGAAGACCGGAAAAATCTAACCTGAGAAAGATGTCTCCTGCAGCTCAGGTTCTTTTTCCTATAGGTAATGCTGGAGGACTTACGCGGAATCTTGTAGCCGCTTCAAATTATTCGGCCTCCATGAATGGGAAAATAGGCGAAATTGAAGTGGAGATGGGAATCAGAGAGTGTCCTGCCTGTGGGAAAGAGACTTATTTCTGGCGCTGTGATTGCGGAGAGTATACCCGTCCCAAACTCTTCTGTCCTCGCTGTAAAATTGAGGTTCGAAACTCTGAGACCTGCCCTAAATGCGGTAGAAAGCTAACTTCTGTTGCAAATGTCAAACTGGATTTCCGTTCTATATACAAGCAGGCTTTTGAGAATGTAGGGGAAAGAGAGAAAATGGACCTCATTAAAGGTGTAAAACGGCTCATGAACGGGCAGATGACCCCCGAACCCCTGGAAAAGGGAATCTTGAGGGCAAAACATGATGTCTATATTTTTAAGGATGGGACTGTCCGCTATGATATGTCAGATATCCCTCTTACACATATCAGGGCTGATGAAATCGGAATAACCGCAGCTAAACTCCGGGAACTCGGTTATGTGGAAGACATTTACGGAAATCCCCTCGAAAGAGATGATCAAATCGTCTGCCTGAAGGTTCAGGATCTTGTGATTTCTTATGACGGGGGCGGGTATATGCTGCGTACCGCACAATATGTGGATGACCTGCTTGTGAAATATTATGGAGTTGAACCCTATTACAATGCCAAAACAATTCAGGATCTTGTAGGCGTACTGCTCATAGGGCTTGCTCCACATACCTCCGCAGGCGTACTGGGGCGTTTAATAGGATTTACGAGAGCTTCAGTCGGCTATGCTCATCCCTTTTTTCACGCTTCAAAACGCAGGAACTGTGATGGAGACGAAGATTGCATAATGTTACTCATGGATGGAATCCTTAATTTCTCAAGGGCTTATCTCCCAGAGAAAAGAGGTGGGAAAATGGATGCTCCTCTTGTACTTACTACGAGAATCGATCCTAAAGAAGTGGATAAGGAGGCACATAATATAGATGTGCCTGCAAGATACCCTCTGGAGTTTTACAGGGCTACTCAGGAGATCAAAAATCCTACAGAGCTTGAAGGTATTATGGATCTGGTGAGTAGTCGACTTGGAACTCCGGAACAATACGAGCATTTTATGTTCACACATGATACTTCTGATATTGCTGCAGGTCCTCTCAATTCTTCGTATAAGACTCTTGGGAGCATGATAGAAAAAATGGAGGCTCAACTTTCACTTGCTAACAAAATAAGGGCAGTAGATGCTCCTGATGTAGCTGAAAGAGTGCTCAAGTCTCATTTCCTTCCTGATCTGCTAGGAAATCTCCGTGCCTTTTCTAGGCAGCGGATGCGCTGTATAAAGTGTGGAGCAAAGTTCAGGCGCCCTCCGTTAACTGGAGTCTGCCCTAAGTGCGGAGGTAATGTAGTACTGACCGTACACGAGGGAGCTGTTCGTAAATATCTTGAAATCTCAAAAGAAATTGGGGAACGGTACGGAGTTTCTAGCTATACCCAACAGAGAATTGAACTTTTGGATAAAGATATATGTTCTCTATTCGAAAATCACAGGGTTAAACAACTGGGACTTTCAGATTTCATGTCTGGATCTGCGCGCTGA